A section of the Streptomyces sp. SCL15-4 genome encodes:
- a CDS encoding cysteine desulfurase, whose protein sequence is MTQLPGLLDTEAIRKDFPVLDRVVHDGRKLVYLDNAATSQKPRQVLDALSEYYERYNANVHRGVHVLAEEATALYEGARDKVAAFVNAPSRDEVIFTKNASESLNLVANMLGWADEPYRVDADTEIVITEMEHHSNIVPWQLLAQRTGAKLKWFGLTDDGRLDLSNIDEIITEKTKIVSFVLVSNILGTVNPVETIIRRAQEVGALVCIDASQAAPHMPLDVQALQADFVAFTGHKMCGPTGIGVLWGRQELLEDLPPFLGGGEMIETVSMHSSTYAPAPHKFEAGTPPIAQAVGLGAAIDYLNAIGMDKILAHEHALTEYAVRRLAEVPDLRIIGPTTAEDRGAAISFTLGDIHPHDVGQVLDEQGIAVRVGHHCARPVCLRYGIPATTRASFYLYSSPAEIDALVDGLEHVRNFFG, encoded by the coding sequence GTGACACAGCTGCCGGGCCTCCTCGACACCGAGGCGATCCGCAAGGACTTCCCCGTTCTGGACCGAGTCGTCCACGACGGCAGGAAGCTCGTGTACCTGGACAACGCGGCGACCAGTCAGAAGCCGCGCCAGGTGCTGGACGCCCTGAGCGAGTACTACGAGCGCTACAACGCCAACGTCCACCGCGGTGTGCATGTGCTCGCCGAGGAGGCCACGGCGCTGTACGAGGGCGCGCGCGACAAGGTCGCGGCGTTCGTCAACGCGCCGAGCCGCGACGAGGTGATCTTCACCAAGAACGCCTCCGAGTCGCTCAACCTCGTGGCGAACATGCTGGGCTGGGCCGACGAGCCCTACCGGGTGGACGCCGACACCGAGATCGTCATCACGGAGATGGAGCACCACTCCAACATCGTGCCGTGGCAGCTGCTGGCGCAGCGCACCGGCGCGAAGCTGAAGTGGTTCGGCCTCACGGACGACGGCCGGCTGGACCTGTCGAACATCGACGAGATCATCACGGAGAAGACGAAGATCGTCTCCTTCGTGCTGGTGTCGAACATCCTGGGCACGGTCAACCCGGTCGAGACGATCATCCGGCGCGCCCAGGAGGTCGGCGCGCTGGTGTGCATCGACGCCTCCCAGGCCGCCCCGCACATGCCGCTGGACGTGCAGGCGCTCCAGGCCGACTTCGTGGCCTTCACCGGTCACAAGATGTGCGGCCCGACCGGCATCGGCGTGCTGTGGGGCCGCCAGGAGCTGCTGGAGGACCTGCCTCCGTTCCTCGGCGGCGGCGAGATGATCGAGACCGTCTCGATGCACTCCTCCACCTACGCTCCGGCCCCGCACAAGTTCGAGGCGGGCACGCCGCCGATCGCCCAGGCGGTCGGGCTCGGCGCGGCGATCGACTACCTGAACGCGATCGGCATGGACAAGATCCTCGCCCATGAGCACGCGCTGACCGAGTACGCGGTGCGGCGCCTGGCGGAGGTCCCGGACCTGAGGATCATCGGCCCGACGACGGCCGAGGACCGCGGTGCGGCGATCTCCTTCACCCTCGGGGACATCCATCCGCACGACGTGGGCCAGGTGCTGGACGAGCAGGGCATCGCGGTCCGGGTCGGCCACCACTGTGCCCGTCCGGTCTGCCTCCGCTACGGAATTCCGGCGACCACCCGAGCGTCGTTCTATCTGTACTCCTCGCCGGCCGAGATCGACGCTCTGGTCGACGGCCTGGAGCACGTACGGAACTTCTTCGGCTGA
- the dapD gene encoding 2,3,4,5-tetrahydropyridine-2,6-dicarboxylate N-succinyltransferase, with translation MTESATRTTGAVAAGLATIASDGTVLDTWFPAPELVAEPGPAGTERLTAERAAELLGGGATAATGPDTRRGVEVVAVRTVIASLDDKPVDAHDVYLRLHLLSHRLVKPHGLSLEGQFGFLANVAWTSLGPVAVDDIEKVRLNARAEGLHLQVTSIDKFPRMTDYVVPKGVRIADADRVRLGAHLAAGTTVMHEGFVNFNAGTLGTSMVEGRISAGVVVGDGSDIGGGASTMGTLSGGGNVVISIGERCLIGAEAGIGIALGDECVVEAGLYITAGTRVTMPDGQIVKARELNGASNILFRRNSVTGAVEARPNNAVWGGLNDILHSHN, from the coding sequence ATGACCGAGTCTGCAACCCGTACCACCGGCGCCGTCGCCGCCGGCCTCGCCACGATCGCCTCCGACGGCACCGTTCTCGACACCTGGTTCCCGGCCCCCGAGCTGGTGGCGGAGCCGGGACCGGCTGGCACCGAGCGGCTGACCGCCGAGCGGGCGGCGGAGCTGCTCGGCGGCGGCGCGACCGCGGCGACCGGCCCGGACACCCGCCGGGGCGTCGAGGTCGTCGCGGTCCGCACGGTCATCGCCTCGCTGGACGACAAGCCGGTCGACGCGCACGACGTCTACCTGCGCCTGCACCTGCTCAGCCACCGGCTCGTGAAGCCGCACGGCCTCAGCCTGGAGGGCCAGTTCGGCTTCCTCGCCAACGTCGCCTGGACCTCGCTCGGCCCGGTCGCCGTGGACGACATCGAGAAGGTGCGCCTGAACGCCCGCGCCGAGGGCCTGCACCTCCAGGTGACCTCGATCGACAAGTTCCCGCGCATGACGGACTACGTCGTCCCCAAGGGCGTGCGCATCGCCGACGCCGACCGGGTCCGCCTCGGCGCCCACCTCGCCGCGGGCACCACGGTCATGCACGAGGGCTTCGTCAACTTCAACGCCGGCACGCTCGGCACCTCCATGGTCGAGGGCCGCATCTCCGCGGGCGTCGTGGTCGGCGACGGCTCGGACATCGGCGGCGGTGCCTCCACCATGGGCACCCTGTCCGGCGGCGGCAACGTGGTCATCTCCATCGGCGAGCGCTGCCTGATCGGTGCCGAGGCGGGCATCGGCATCGCCCTCGGCGACGAGTGCGTGGTCGAGGCCGGCCTCTACATCACCGCCGGCACCCGCGTCACCATGCCCGACGGCCAGATCGTCAAGGCCCGCGAGCTGAACGGCGCCTCGAACATCCTCTTCCGCCGCAACTCGGTCACCGGCGCGGTCGAGGCCCGCCCGAACAACGCGGTCTGGGGCGGCCTGAACGACATCCTGCACAGCCACAACTGA
- the sufC gene encoding Fe-S cluster assembly ATPase SufC: MATLEIRDLHVTVEADNATKEILKGVDLTVKQGETHAIMGPNGSGKSTLAYSLAGHPKYTITGGTVTLDGEDVLEMSVDERARAGLFLAMQYPVEVPGVSVSNFLRTSATAIRGEAPKLRTWVKEVKEAMQRLNMDPSFAERNVNEGFSGGEKKRHEILQLELLRPKVAILDETDSGLDVDALRIVSEGVNRVRETGEVGTLLITHYTRILRYIKPDHVHVFAGGRIVESGGPELADKLENEGYEAYVKGGASA; encoded by the coding sequence ATGGCAACGCTTGAAATCCGAGACCTGCACGTCACCGTCGAGGCCGACAACGCCACGAAGGAGATCCTCAAGGGCGTCGACCTCACCGTGAAGCAGGGCGAGACGCACGCCATCATGGGCCCCAACGGCTCCGGCAAGTCGACCCTCGCCTACTCCCTCGCGGGTCACCCGAAGTACACGATCACCGGCGGCACCGTCACCCTGGACGGCGAGGACGTCCTGGAGATGTCCGTCGACGAGCGCGCCCGGGCCGGCCTGTTCCTGGCGATGCAGTACCCGGTCGAGGTGCCCGGCGTCTCCGTCTCCAACTTCCTGCGCACCTCCGCCACCGCCATCCGCGGCGAGGCCCCGAAGCTGCGCACCTGGGTGAAGGAGGTCAAGGAGGCCATGCAGCGCCTCAACATGGACCCCTCCTTCGCCGAGCGCAACGTCAACGAGGGCTTCTCCGGCGGTGAGAAGAAGCGCCACGAGATTCTCCAGCTGGAGCTGCTCAGGCCGAAGGTCGCCATCCTGGACGAGACGGACTCCGGCCTGGACGTCGACGCGCTCCGCATCGTCTCCGAAGGCGTCAACCGTGTCCGCGAGACCGGCGAGGTCGGCACCCTGCTGATCACGCACTACACGCGCATCCTGCGCTACATCAAGCCCGACCACGTCCACGTGTTCGCCGGCGGCCGCATCGTGGAGTCCGGCGGCCCCGAGCTGGCGGACAAGCTGGAGAACGAGGGCTACGAGGCATACGTGAAGGGTGGCGCATCCGCGTGA
- a CDS encoding non-heme iron oxygenase ferredoxin subunit, with amino-acid sequence MTTFVRVCGLSELAEDTPKRVEIDGTPVSVVRTEGEVFAIHDICSHANVSLSEGEVDDCHLECWLHGSRFDLRSGKPDSLPATRPVPVYPVKIEGDDVLVSLTQES; translated from the coding sequence ATGACGACCTTCGTACGCGTCTGCGGGCTGAGCGAGCTGGCGGAGGACACCCCGAAGCGGGTGGAGATCGACGGCACGCCGGTCTCGGTCGTGCGGACCGAGGGCGAGGTGTTCGCGATCCACGACATCTGCTCGCACGCGAACGTCTCGCTGTCGGAGGGCGAGGTCGACGACTGCCACCTCGAGTGCTGGCTGCACGGCTCGCGCTTCGACCTGCGGTCCGGCAAGCCCGACAGTCTTCCGGCGACGCGCCCCGTCCCCGTATACCCCGTAAAGATCGAAGGGGACGACGTTCTCGTCTCCCTCACCCAGGAGTCCTGA
- a CDS encoding metal-sulfur cluster assembly factor, whose product MTDTAEMKPASEEELREALMDVVDPELGIDVVNLGLIYGIHVDDANIATVDMTLTSAACPLTDVIEDQAKSATDGLVNELRINWVWMPPWGPDKITDDGREQLRALGFNV is encoded by the coding sequence ATGACCGACACCGCTGAGATGAAGCCGGCATCGGAGGAGGAACTCCGCGAGGCCCTGATGGACGTGGTCGACCCCGAGCTGGGCATCGACGTCGTCAACCTCGGCCTGATCTACGGCATCCACGTCGACGACGCCAACATCGCGACCGTCGACATGACCCTCACCTCCGCGGCCTGCCCGCTGACGGACGTGATCGAGGACCAGGCGAAGTCCGCGACCGACGGCCTGGTCAACGAGCTGCGCATCAACTGGGTCTGGATGCCGCCGTGGGGCCCCGACAAGATCACCGACGACGGCCGGGAACAGCTCCGCGCCCTGGGCTTCAACGTCTGA
- the sufU gene encoding Fe-S cluster assembly sulfur transfer protein SufU gives MKLDSMYQDVILDHYKNPHGRGLRDGDAEVHHVNPTCGDEITLRVKYDGTKIEDVSYEGQGCSISQASASVLNDLLVGKDLAEAQRIQETFLELMQSKGRIEPDDAMEEVLEDAVAFAGVSKYPARVKCALLSWMAWKDATAQALGGADAERKTA, from the coding sequence GTGAAGCTGGACTCGATGTACCAGGACGTCATCCTGGACCACTACAAGAACCCGCACGGGCGTGGTCTCAGGGACGGCGACGCCGAGGTGCACCATGTGAACCCGACGTGCGGCGACGAGATCACCCTGCGCGTGAAGTACGACGGCACGAAGATCGAGGACGTGTCGTACGAGGGCCAGGGCTGCTCCATCAGCCAGGCCAGCGCGTCGGTCCTCAACGATCTGCTGGTCGGCAAGGACCTGGCCGAGGCTCAGCGGATCCAGGAGACCTTCCTGGAGCTGATGCAGTCCAAGGGCAGGATCGAGCCCGACGACGCGATGGAGGAGGTCCTGGAGGACGCGGTCGCGTTCGCCGGGGTCTCCAAGTACCCCGCGCGGGTCAAGTGCGCCCTCCTGAGCTGGATGGCGTGGAAGGACGCGACGGCCCAGGCGCTGGGCGGCGCCGACGCCGAAAGGAAGACGGCATGA
- a CDS encoding multidrug efflux SMR transporter, which produces MGYLLLAGAIAAEVTATTAMKYSEGFSRLWPSVVTALGYVVSFALLAQTLKTVQIGTAYAIWSGVGTAAIALLGLLLFGEGLTLTKVGGILLIIGGVVVLNLGGAAH; this is translated from the coding sequence ATGGGATATCTGCTGCTCGCCGGTGCCATCGCCGCCGAGGTCACCGCCACCACGGCGATGAAGTACAGCGAGGGATTCAGCCGGCTGTGGCCCTCGGTCGTGACCGCGCTGGGATATGTCGTGTCGTTCGCGCTGCTCGCGCAGACGCTGAAGACCGTGCAGATCGGCACCGCCTACGCCATCTGGTCCGGGGTCGGCACCGCGGCCATCGCCCTCCTGGGGCTGCTGCTGTTCGGCGAGGGGCTGACCCTGACCAAGGTCGGCGGGATCCTGCTGATCATCGGAGGCGTGGTGGTGCTGAACCTGGGCGGGGCGGCGCACTGA